Proteins encoded by one window of Thermobaculum terrenum ATCC BAA-798:
- the fusA gene encoding elongation factor G yields the protein MRAYPTSRIRNIGLFSHGGTGKTSLAEALLFASGNSKRLGRVLEGNTISDYDPDEIKRHSSISLSLVPIEYQDHKINLIDTPGYSEFIGDMQCGLRVADTALILVDAHTGIEVGSDLMWSAASSLGLPRVIVVNKMDRENSDFDQVVEQTRSQWGSAATPLFVPIGREQDFRGIASILTEKAYIYKIDTAEFQEVDIPPEVRESFERYKDDLIERIAETSDDLTTKYLEGEPLSADEITNGLKAGILSCSIFPIVPVSALHVIGASQILDFVVDFLPSPDTRSCKVLQDGKEINLQPQSSGELAALVFKTIADPFVGKLSYFRVYSGTIKSDTHVFNPRTGKEERIGQLFFVRGKEQKPTDRIEAGDIGAVAKLAETLTGDTLTSQSKPIQLPKIEFPHPIYTASIRPKTKADLDKMGSALQRMLEEDPTLHVSRDPQTGETLVSGMGESHIELMAERMKRKFGVEVEIGIPRVPYRETITASARAEYKHKKQTGGHGQYGHVILQIEPNPNSEFEFQSTVVGGAVPKQYFPAVEKGVQEAMQEGTVAGYPVVNVKVTLTDGSYHSVDSSEMAFKLAASQAFKRGMSEAKPVLLEPIMEVSIYVPDQFVGDVMSDLNSRRARVEGMDPSGAGFTVIRAQAPLAEMQKYSSQLRSITQGRGTFTMEFSHYEEVPPHLTDQIVQEAKAYREMQNSGHH from the coding sequence GTGAGAGCTTATCCTACAAGTAGAATCAGAAACATAGGGCTATTCTCACATGGAGGCACGGGTAAAACCTCTCTCGCAGAAGCTCTGCTATTTGCCAGTGGCAACTCCAAGAGGCTTGGAAGAGTTCTTGAAGGTAATACTATAAGCGACTATGATCCGGATGAGATCAAGAGGCATTCTTCGATCAGTTTGTCGCTAGTACCAATAGAATACCAGGATCACAAAATCAACTTGATAGATACACCTGGCTATTCGGAATTCATAGGTGACATGCAATGTGGCCTAAGAGTCGCTGACACAGCATTGATACTAGTAGACGCACATACTGGTATAGAGGTGGGCAGTGATCTCATGTGGTCTGCAGCATCCTCTCTGGGACTGCCAAGAGTCATTGTAGTCAATAAAATGGACCGCGAGAACAGTGACTTTGATCAGGTAGTCGAACAGACTAGAAGTCAGTGGGGATCAGCTGCCACCCCCCTGTTCGTGCCTATAGGTAGAGAGCAGGATTTCAGAGGTATAGCTAGTATTCTTACAGAAAAAGCATATATTTATAAGATCGACACCGCTGAGTTCCAAGAGGTAGATATACCACCGGAAGTAAGGGAGAGCTTCGAAAGGTATAAGGATGACCTAATAGAAAGAATAGCTGAAACCAGCGATGATCTTACGACCAAGTACCTTGAAGGAGAACCGCTGTCAGCAGACGAGATTACGAATGGTTTGAAGGCTGGAATACTATCATGTTCAATATTCCCAATAGTTCCAGTATCAGCCCTTCACGTAATCGGAGCTAGTCAGATACTTGACTTCGTTGTCGATTTCCTACCATCTCCAGATACAAGATCTTGTAAGGTATTACAGGATGGCAAAGAGATAAACCTACAACCACAATCTTCAGGAGAACTAGCGGCACTCGTCTTCAAGACTATAGCAGATCCATTTGTAGGTAAACTTAGCTACTTCAGAGTCTATAGCGGCACTATTAAAAGCGATACACATGTGTTTAACCCAAGAACGGGTAAAGAAGAGCGTATAGGTCAGCTGTTCTTCGTAAGAGGTAAGGAACAGAAGCCTACAGATAGGATAGAAGCTGGAGATATAGGGGCGGTTGCGAAGCTAGCAGAGACCCTAACTGGTGACACGCTAACTAGCCAGTCCAAGCCAATACAGCTTCCCAAGATAGAATTCCCACACCCAATTTATACTGCTTCTATCAGACCTAAGACTAAGGCTGATCTCGATAAGATGGGCAGTGCACTGCAGAGAATGCTTGAGGAAGATCCTACGCTTCATGTCAGCAGGGATCCCCAAACAGGAGAGACTCTAGTAAGCGGTATGGGAGAATCCCATATAGAGTTGATGGCGGAAAGAATGAAGCGTAAGTTCGGCGTAGAAGTCGAGATAGGTATACCAAGGGTCCCTTATAGGGAGACTATCACAGCTTCAGCTAGAGCTGAATACAAGCATAAGAAGCAGACCGGAGGGCATGGGCAGTACGGTCACGTTATACTTCAGATCGAACCTAATCCGAACTCAGAATTTGAGTTTCAATCCACAGTAGTAGGTGGTGCGGTTCCTAAGCAATACTTCCCTGCAGTGGAAAAGGGTGTACAAGAGGCCATGCAGGAAGGAACCGTAGCTGGTTATCCTGTGGTTAACGTGAAGGTTACCCTGACCGATGGTAGCTATCACTCAGTGGATTCTTCAGAAATGGCCTTCAAGCTGGCAGCATCGCAGGCATTCAAGAGAGGGATGAGCGAGGCTAAGCCGGTCCTACTGGAACCTATTATGGAAGTATCCATATACGTACCGGACCAATTTGTAGGAGACGTGATGAGCGATCTCAACAGCCGCCGTGCAAGGGTAGAGGGAATGGACCCCTCAGGTGCTGGGTTCACCGTAATTAGAGCTCAAGCACCTCTGGCTGAGATGCAGAAATATAGCAGCCAGTTAAGATCGATAACACAGGGAAGAGGAACCTTCACAATGGAATTCTCGCATTATGAGGAGGTGCCTCCACATCTAACCGATCAAATAGTGCAGGAAGCCAAGGCATATAGGGAGATGCAAAACTCAGGACATCACTAG
- a CDS encoding bifunctional folylpolyglutamate synthase/dihydrofolate synthase has product MTINSYADALRYIYSFADYERNKPRSPEGMHLENVRLLLESVGNPHEKLKLVHIAGTKGKGSTSAMISSVLISSGYKVGTYTSPHLHTHRERYQINAQPVNEDTFVNVLNEIKPAADELAKDRKVTTYEITTALAFKLFEEEDIDWGVIEVGLGGRLDSTNVIIPKVSVITAISLDHTEVLGDTLAKIAAEKAGIIKPQVPVVIAPQYQEAMEVLKQRALDNHSQALIVDELMEARNTQTEDLSSQSFTLHTKLCLHNQPLDSQSFTIPLIGRYQTDNALTAITTAWLLSQDAAPAINLTTLMEGLRNVKWPGRFEVVPGTPLIILDGAHNPESVGKLKNTVKELLSNKRRIYVFGAGFGHDFHGMLEQLREEELIICKSIHPRAVPPETLSQIASNLGIKHQVRPTVEEALDLAKSLDDVDAVIVGGSLFVVADARLALGLTSYIDPVTS; this is encoded by the coding sequence ATGACTATCAATTCATATGCAGATGCACTCCGTTATATTTATAGCTTTGCTGATTATGAGAGGAACAAGCCTAGATCTCCTGAGGGAATGCACTTAGAAAACGTTAGGCTCCTGCTTGAGTCCGTAGGAAATCCTCATGAAAAGCTAAAACTAGTACACATAGCAGGCACCAAAGGCAAGGGGTCAACTTCCGCCATGATCTCTTCGGTACTTATATCATCAGGATATAAGGTAGGTACATATACATCTCCCCATCTACATACTCACAGGGAGCGTTATCAAATCAATGCTCAGCCCGTCAATGAAGACACATTTGTAAATGTACTTAACGAAATAAAACCTGCAGCTGACGAGCTCGCAAAAGATAGAAAAGTAACCACCTATGAGATCACCACAGCACTAGCATTTAAACTTTTTGAAGAGGAAGATATAGACTGGGGTGTAATAGAGGTAGGACTTGGTGGAAGGTTAGATTCCACCAACGTAATCATCCCTAAAGTTTCGGTTATAACGGCTATAAGCCTTGACCATACTGAAGTATTGGGAGACACACTAGCCAAAATTGCAGCCGAAAAGGCCGGCATAATAAAACCACAAGTTCCTGTAGTTATAGCTCCGCAGTACCAGGAAGCCATGGAAGTCCTAAAGCAAAGGGCTCTTGATAACCACTCTCAGGCCCTTATAGTAGACGAATTAATGGAGGCTAGAAATACACAAACTGAGGACTTATCTAGCCAAAGTTTCACCTTGCACACGAAGCTGTGTCTACATAACCAGCCCCTAGATAGCCAAAGCTTCACAATACCCCTTATAGGTAGATACCAAACAGATAACGCGCTCACAGCTATCACCACTGCATGGCTCCTGTCACAAGATGCCGCGCCAGCTATTAATCTCACGACCCTAATGGAAGGCTTGCGCAACGTGAAGTGGCCTGGAAGGTTCGAGGTTGTGCCCGGAACACCACTGATAATCTTGGATGGTGCTCACAACCCAGAATCGGTAGGAAAGCTGAAGAACACAGTCAAAGAATTGTTGTCAAATAAGAGACGCATATATGTCTTCGGGGCTGGGTTTGGGCACGACTTTCATGGTATGTTAGAACAGCTGAGAGAAGAGGAGCTGATAATATGTAAATCTATCCACCCAAGAGCTGTACCTCCGGAGACACTAAGTCAAATTGCTTCCAATTTAGGTATAAAGCATCAAGTTAGACCTACCGTGGAGGAAGCCCTAGACTTAGCAAAAAGCTTGGACGATGTTGATGCGGTAATTGTAGGTGGTAGTCTCTTTGTTGTAGCAGACGCAAGGCTAGCGCTAGGTCTAACTAGTTATATCGATCCTGTCACTAGCTGA
- a CDS encoding redox-sensing transcriptional repressor Rex, giving the protein MQRDIPEVVIKRLPIYYRSLQQMAQMGKDVVSSQELAKSAGVTATQVRRDLSYFGEFGKQGKGYSVELLLSELRRILNLDRDWDVVLVGAGSLGRAVTRYPRLEQHGFRIRHVYDHNPNRINTRLNGLVVEDVSLMPEQISREGIRIAIIAVPPSSAQEVADELVRSGIKAILNYAPATIQVPDDVRVYDIDPVAAMQSLTYYLEPYESRRKRKLSSASDRIDITS; this is encoded by the coding sequence ATGCAAAGAGATATACCAGAGGTAGTTATAAAAAGATTGCCAATTTACTATCGCTCCTTACAGCAGATGGCTCAGATGGGGAAAGATGTGGTTTCTTCTCAGGAGTTAGCCAAGTCTGCTGGTGTTACTGCTACTCAAGTTAGACGGGATCTTTCTTATTTTGGAGAATTCGGTAAGCAGGGGAAGGGATATAGCGTAGAACTGCTGTTATCCGAGCTCCGACGGATTTTGAACTTGGATAGGGATTGGGATGTGGTGTTAGTCGGTGCTGGTTCGCTCGGTAGGGCTGTTACTAGATATCCGAGGCTGGAGCAGCATGGCTTCCGTATCAGACATGTGTATGATCATAATCCCAATAGGATAAATACTAGGTTAAATGGCTTGGTAGTTGAGGACGTGAGCTTAATGCCTGAACAGATCTCTCGAGAGGGTATACGCATTGCCATAATTGCAGTGCCTCCATCATCCGCCCAGGAAGTAGCTGATGAGTTGGTGAGATCTGGGATAAAAGCTATTCTGAATTATGCACCGGCTACTATACAAGTGCCCGATGATGTTAGGGTTTATGATATAGATCCTGTAGCAGCGATGCAGAGTCTGACATACTACCTAGAACCCTATGAGTCGAGAAGGAAAAGAAAGCTATCGTCAGCTAGTGACAGGATCGATATAACTAGTTAG
- a CDS encoding YtxH domain-containing protein: MANKESKNQIVIIRKDPESGLIPGFILGLLAGVIVGLLQAPSSGRDLREKLLSRVRRG, encoded by the coding sequence ATGGCAAATAAGGAGAGTAAGAACCAGATAGTAATAATTAGAAAGGATCCAGAAAGTGGTTTGATCCCAGGGTTTATCTTGGGCTTACTGGCGGGAGTTATAGTGGGACTACTACAGGCACCTTCATCCGGAAGAGACCTTAGAGAAAAGCTATTGTCAAGAGTCAGGAGAGGGTAG
- a CDS encoding flippase activity-associated protein Agl23: MMTSSVSTETSPSKELEIKSQLSRWELALYVLFTLIAALTRFWDLGSRALHHDESLHAYFSWLYYKGFGYVHDPMMHGPFLFHTNAIVYTLFGDSDYTARIVPALFGTILVPLPVILRDLIGRRTALLASFLLLISPEMLYYSRFIRNDIYGALWGLLMFAGLIRWVASRNPLWMHIAWISWVFLFCAKEISFIIIFIFASFIYLYLLLVHSKKALIWNLAVPIAWVLTIKVLPEMLNWAPLPAIPFDHPTFSQCLDYAFGMISSPQVQLFALFLIVWLGILFVILRRDGFWKSLVYIRKGYVSGDPLSEAIACMPQPGKQLAVMIGSFMVIAVPLYTSLYTNVLGGLLSGSFGQLFYWLAQHEERRGGQPWFYYAVMQPLYEPIPTLFGLIGILYGVFWLARKFYKKDSHIDLPFFIYMFLVYWAIMSFAIYSWAGEKMPWLSLHIALPFLLLASLVISRVLSNTEILANERQIGRLLLPISVLLIIAAWTFIQMASWTKRVVDAANQVSIPGYNPNIIGISPLYIGLAAAIIVLIISLWFLRFRTTMMVLTITILTLCVIYTIRSAIQASYVYSDVPREMLIYVQTTPRVPNLIKAFEYVSEKVNGTPESASIIYDSEVSWPFVWYLRNFPNASYEPQGPTSAPKNAQFVIVGVANQNKVEPYMKGYTSFVYPMRWWFPESMYRDLAPETSGKDSFVHQLGSITNNLWNLREPERQAKLWRYYIYREPDGTLDSFDMVVYVRNDLLPLFNQGRTQ, encoded by the coding sequence ATGATGACTTCATCCGTAAGTACCGAAACGAGCCCGTCTAAAGAGCTCGAGATCAAATCCCAGTTAAGTAGATGGGAGCTGGCTCTCTATGTGCTTTTCACTCTAATTGCAGCTCTTACGAGATTCTGGGATCTGGGCAGTCGTGCCCTTCATCACGATGAGAGCCTGCATGCATATTTCTCGTGGTTGTACTATAAAGGTTTCGGCTATGTACATGATCCCATGATGCATGGCCCTTTCCTGTTTCATACCAACGCGATTGTATATACCCTGTTTGGCGATTCGGACTATACAGCTAGAATTGTCCCTGCACTATTTGGCACGATCTTGGTCCCTCTCCCGGTTATTCTCCGCGATCTAATCGGTAGAAGAACTGCTTTGTTAGCTTCTTTTCTGCTTCTGATATCCCCTGAGATGCTCTATTATTCGAGGTTTATACGTAACGATATTTACGGAGCACTCTGGGGATTATTGATGTTTGCAGGACTAATTAGATGGGTTGCATCCCGCAACCCTCTATGGATGCATATTGCATGGATAAGTTGGGTTTTCCTATTCTGCGCCAAAGAGATAAGTTTTATTATTATATTCATATTTGCTTCTTTTATCTATCTGTATCTTTTGCTGGTGCATAGTAAGAAGGCCCTGATCTGGAACTTAGCAGTCCCTATAGCATGGGTATTAACAATCAAAGTTCTTCCCGAAATGCTGAACTGGGCACCGCTGCCGGCTATACCTTTTGATCACCCCACTTTCTCTCAGTGCTTAGATTATGCTTTTGGAATGATATCCAGCCCCCAAGTGCAGCTATTCGCTTTGTTCTTGATAGTTTGGCTTGGGATCTTATTTGTGATATTGAGGAGAGATGGATTCTGGAAGAGTTTGGTTTATATCAGAAAAGGTTACGTTAGCGGCGATCCATTATCCGAAGCTATAGCATGTATGCCTCAACCTGGTAAGCAGCTTGCAGTAATGATTGGATCTTTCATGGTAATAGCAGTGCCTCTTTATACCAGCCTCTACACAAATGTGCTGGGCGGCTTGCTAAGTGGATCCTTTGGGCAGCTGTTCTATTGGCTAGCGCAGCACGAGGAACGCCGGGGTGGACAACCATGGTTCTATTACGCTGTAATGCAGCCTCTATATGAGCCTATTCCTACTCTCTTTGGGCTAATAGGAATACTTTATGGAGTGTTCTGGTTGGCTAGAAAGTTCTATAAGAAGGACTCCCACATTGACCTGCCTTTCTTCATTTATATGTTTCTCGTGTATTGGGCAATCATGAGCTTTGCAATCTATAGCTGGGCAGGTGAGAAGATGCCCTGGCTTTCTCTCCACATAGCCTTGCCTTTTCTCCTGTTAGCATCCTTGGTTATTTCCCGTGTTTTATCAAATACTGAAATTTTAGCTAATGAAAGGCAGATAGGAAGATTGCTGCTGCCGATCTCGGTACTGCTTATCATAGCTGCGTGGACTTTCATTCAGATGGCTAGCTGGACAAAGAGGGTGGTTGATGCTGCTAATCAGGTCTCAATTCCGGGTTATAACCCGAATATCATCGGTATATCACCTCTTTATATAGGTCTTGCAGCAGCAATAATAGTCTTGATTATATCCCTTTGGTTCTTGAGATTTCGAACAACGATGATGGTCTTAACTATTACCATACTAACGTTATGTGTCATCTACACTATCAGGTCTGCCATACAGGCTTCATATGTCTATAGTGACGTACCCAGAGAGATGCTTATATATGTCCAGACCACTCCTAGAGTCCCTAATCTAATCAAAGCGTTTGAGTATGTTTCTGAGAAGGTCAACGGCACACCCGAGAGTGCTAGTATTATCTACGATTCCGAGGTATCATGGCCATTCGTTTGGTATCTTAGGAACTTTCCAAATGCTAGCTATGAACCCCAGGGGCCGACTTCTGCTCCAAAGAACGCGCAATTCGTTATAGTAGGTGTTGCTAATCAAAACAAAGTTGAGCCTTACATGAAGGGCTATACCTCGTTTGTATATCCAATGCGTTGGTGGTTTCCAGAAAGCATGTACAGAGATCTAGCACCTGAAACGAGTGGTAAAGATTCATTTGTCCATCAGCTCGGTTCTATCACCAATAACCTATGGAATCTACGTGAGCCAGAGAGGCAAGCAAAGCTATGGCGCTACTACATATATCGAGAACCTGATGGCACTTTGGATTCTTTCGATATGGTAGTTTACGTTCGCAATGATTTGCTGCCTCTATTCAACCAGGGGAGAACGCAATAG
- a CDS encoding HAD-IIA family hydrolase translates to MAKNLRFLIDLDGVIYRGNTLLPGSKEFLEKISSAGYPYALVTNNSTRTPKQVAEKLHGLGIRVDENRIVTSAIATAKWLCKQAPSGARVMVVGAAGLFEAIFTPENRFVPDWDNPEWVVAGTDFDITYNKLKMACLAIQKGANFVATNLDTTYPSEEGLIPGAGALLGVITAVTGKKPIVIGKPEPNLYRIALDFLPPDGEVIVIGDRLDTDIEAGKRLGFTTVLVLTGVSTQKDIIASQCKPDYVFNNLYDLLQSLLEGRFPAN, encoded by the coding sequence ATGGCTAAAAACTTGAGATTCCTAATAGACCTGGATGGAGTAATTTACAGAGGTAATACCTTGCTTCCAGGCTCAAAGGAATTCTTAGAGAAGATTAGCTCTGCAGGTTACCCTTATGCCTTGGTTACCAATAACTCTACAAGAACTCCTAAACAGGTAGCTGAGAAACTGCATGGGTTAGGTATAAGGGTAGACGAGAATAGGATAGTTACCTCTGCAATTGCTACTGCTAAATGGCTTTGCAAGCAAGCTCCTTCTGGTGCGCGAGTAATGGTTGTGGGGGCAGCGGGGCTCTTTGAAGCCATCTTTACCCCTGAAAACCGTTTTGTGCCAGATTGGGATAACCCTGAATGGGTAGTGGCCGGCACAGATTTTGACATAACGTACAACAAGTTGAAGATGGCCTGTTTAGCGATTCAGAAGGGCGCAAATTTTGTGGCTACGAATTTGGATACTACTTACCCATCAGAAGAAGGCCTTATTCCTGGTGCCGGGGCACTGCTGGGCGTAATAACAGCTGTGACGGGTAAGAAACCAATAGTCATCGGAAAACCAGAACCTAACCTTTACAGGATAGCTTTGGACTTTCTTCCTCCCGATGGGGAGGTGATCGTCATAGGTGACCGTCTTGACACGGACATAGAGGCAGGTAAAAGGCTGGGATTCACTACTGTCTTAGTGCTCACGGGCGTGTCGACACAAAAAGACATAATAGCATCCCAGTGTAAACCTGACTATGTCTTCAATAATCTATATGATCTGTTGCAATCTCTGTTAGAGGGAAGATTCCCTGCTAACTAG
- a CDS encoding DUF192 domain-containing protein — translation MKVIVARNGRPLCVDCSVAGNFFSRFVGLMGKKSLPEGMGLMIMPCNSIHCFFMRFPIDALFLDEDNRVLRMYSELKPWRVTGIVKNARKVIELPAGTLARNDVRVGDVIVFQD, via the coding sequence GTGAAAGTTATAGTTGCTAGAAACGGTCGTCCATTATGTGTTGATTGCTCTGTAGCGGGTAATTTCTTCTCGCGCTTTGTAGGGCTAATGGGGAAGAAGAGTTTACCCGAGGGTATGGGTTTGATGATTATGCCATGCAATAGCATTCACTGTTTCTTTATGCGATTTCCGATAGATGCGCTGTTCCTAGATGAGGATAATCGTGTGCTGCGAATGTATAGTGAGCTCAAACCTTGGCGTGTAACCGGTATAGTCAAGAATGCTAGGAAGGTAATTGAACTACCTGCAGGTACTCTGGCGCGTAATGATGTTAGGGTGGGGGATGTAATTGTTTTCCAGGATTGA
- a CDS encoding glycosyltransferase family 4 protein, translated as MRIGILGPVAWRIPPRKYGGWENVTYLLVEGLVKRGYDVTLFATADSVTSAKLESIVPRPLEEDSSLPPRVYETLHIVNAYEKAKNFDILHNNIGVYGTVLSKLSPIPVLTTLHGSAAESDSRIIYTRYKDHPYVSISNAERRICPELNYISTVYNGIDIASAPEPTTPEDYLLFVGRLSPDKGIHNAIKVSLATGRRLIIAGIIPKANEEYYEKEISRYVDGRNIIYIGPVDPVNRNRLMNKAYALLHLVEYEEAFGLTMAEAMATGCPVIGNNRGSVPEVVKHGETGFVVNTLNEAIEAIDKVKFIDRKKCREWVNQRFSADQMVSGYIEVYQRLLG; from the coding sequence GTGCGCATAGGGATACTAGGACCTGTTGCCTGGAGAATTCCTCCCAGAAAGTATGGAGGTTGGGAGAACGTGACCTATCTCTTAGTTGAGGGACTAGTTAAGCGAGGTTATGATGTAACCCTCTTTGCCACAGCTGACTCGGTAACGAGCGCCAAACTCGAGAGCATCGTCCCAAGACCTTTAGAAGAAGACAGTTCATTACCTCCGAGGGTTTATGAGACTCTCCATATAGTGAATGCTTACGAAAAGGCTAAAAACTTCGATATCCTCCACAACAATATAGGGGTATATGGCACAGTCTTGTCCAAGCTTTCTCCTATCCCTGTGTTGACTACGCTTCATGGATCAGCAGCTGAATCTGACAGCAGGATTATCTATACTAGATATAAAGATCATCCGTATGTTTCAATATCCAACGCTGAAAGAAGGATCTGCCCCGAATTAAACTATATATCAACTGTGTACAACGGCATAGACATAGCCTCAGCACCAGAGCCAACTACTCCTGAGGATTACCTGTTATTTGTTGGAAGACTATCTCCTGATAAAGGAATTCACAATGCTATAAAGGTTTCGCTTGCTACTGGAAGAAGATTAATTATAGCCGGCATAATACCTAAAGCTAATGAGGAGTATTACGAAAAAGAGATCAGCCGTTACGTAGACGGCAGAAATATAATATACATAGGACCTGTCGACCCTGTTAACCGAAACCGCCTCATGAACAAAGCCTACGCTTTACTTCACCTAGTGGAATACGAGGAGGCATTCGGACTAACCATGGCTGAAGCTATGGCAACTGGTTGTCCAGTAATAGGTAACAACCGGGGCTCAGTTCCTGAAGTCGTCAAGCACGGAGAGACAGGATTCGTAGTCAACACCTTAAACGAAGCCATAGAGGCCATAGATAAGGTTAAATTTATCGATAGAAAAAAGTGCAGGGAATGGGTCAACCAAAGGTTCTCTGCGGATCAGATGGTATCTGGCTATATCGAAGTTTATCAGAGGTTGTTAGGGTAG
- the uppP gene encoding undecaprenyl-diphosphatase UppP, whose amino-acid sequence MDNPLHALILGIVQGLTEFIPVSSSAHLILVPWMLGWGGPGLAFNVALQVGTLVAVFIYFWKDLFGIAHGSIRSVISGFKRDIESVRMLLLLAIGSVPAAVIGYIFENPIDNFFHSGTRSTTSLLAIVAGLVIVGLILIWADSRADGKKQICHVRMSDAFLIGIAQSLALMPGVSRSGITITAALLLGFARSDAARFSFLLSVPVILGAGLLEFAKLLGEGIPEGEIITFLIGMASSAVVGYLSIAFLIDYLKKHSIKVFAFYRIALAAVILLLLLLGR is encoded by the coding sequence TTGGACAACCCTTTACATGCCCTGATACTAGGTATTGTACAAGGGCTTACTGAGTTCATTCCTGTAAGTAGCTCTGCTCACCTAATCTTGGTACCTTGGATGTTGGGTTGGGGAGGGCCAGGTTTGGCCTTCAATGTAGCATTACAAGTAGGAACGTTAGTAGCTGTATTTATATATTTCTGGAAGGATCTTTTCGGAATAGCACACGGTAGTATCAGGAGCGTCATCTCCGGTTTTAAAAGGGACATAGAATCGGTAAGAATGTTGCTTTTGCTTGCGATCGGTTCTGTCCCTGCAGCAGTTATTGGCTACATTTTCGAAAACCCTATAGATAACTTTTTCCATTCTGGAACCAGAAGCACTACCAGCTTGTTAGCTATAGTAGCTGGTCTAGTCATTGTAGGATTGATCTTAATCTGGGCGGATTCGAGAGCCGACGGAAAGAAGCAGATTTGCCATGTGAGGATGAGTGACGCTTTTCTTATAGGTATTGCCCAGTCATTGGCCCTGATGCCTGGAGTATCTAGATCTGGCATTACTATTACAGCGGCTTTGCTACTGGGATTTGCCAGGTCGGATGCTGCCAGATTCTCCTTTCTGCTATCTGTACCGGTGATATTAGGGGCAGGCTTACTCGAATTTGCAAAACTTTTGGGAGAAGGTATACCGGAAGGGGAAATAATTACCTTTCTTATAGGGATGGCATCCTCTGCGGTTGTCGGCTATCTTAGTATTGCATTCTTGATCGACTACTTGAAAAAACACTCAATAAAGGTGTTTGCCTTCTATAGGATTGCGCTTGCTGCAGTTATATTGCTCCTTTTACTATTAGGAAGGTAA
- a CDS encoding lysylphosphatidylglycerol synthase transmembrane domain-containing protein, producing the protein MSELSVMNKNYRYLFSWKSWFTFLVSLVFLGLAFRSVDVRHVLSILSNTRYPEILAAIAVYFLGVLIRVFRWGLLLSPYKRCSIKNLFSSLTVGYMGNDVLPARAGEFVRVYLLSKFEGVSKSLSLGTILIERFMDAIVMLAIAFGTSFLVSMSRDASHVMLTVALLLLVAMLFLISLAYMPYSTIIFISRLFPIRGFDRIGEICTRFISGVKILRSPRIVVGGLILSSLSWMIEGITYWLVAKSIDFDISFSYVLLTLAVANLFTLIPAAPGYIGTFEAGVLLALSSVSFLSKEAILGYAFLLHVVLVVPVILVGTLLWFLLGVRLSVVSSLATRKDAVVDLSGGE; encoded by the coding sequence ATGTCAGAGTTATCTGTGATGAATAAGAATTATAGATACCTGTTTTCTTGGAAAAGCTGGTTTACATTTTTAGTAAGCCTCGTTTTTCTGGGGCTAGCATTTAGGAGTGTAGATGTAAGGCATGTACTGTCAATACTAAGCAATACCCGCTATCCAGAGATCTTGGCGGCGATAGCTGTGTACTTCTTAGGAGTACTAATCAGAGTTTTCAGGTGGGGACTGCTATTGTCTCCGTATAAGAGATGCTCGATCAAAAATCTGTTTTCTTCACTTACCGTAGGATATATGGGCAATGATGTGTTACCTGCTAGGGCAGGGGAATTCGTAAGGGTTTACCTACTATCTAAATTTGAGGGTGTTTCCAAGAGTCTCTCGCTTGGAACAATACTTATTGAGAGGTTTATGGATGCCATCGTGATGCTGGCAATTGCTTTCGGTACCAGCTTCTTGGTATCAATGTCAAGAGACGCTAGCCATGTGATGTTGACCGTAGCATTGCTACTCTTGGTAGCAATGCTATTTTTGATCTCTCTTGCATATATGCCTTACAGCACCATCATATTCATTAGCCGCCTGTTCCCTATTAGGGGTTTTGACAGGATCGGGGAGATCTGTACAAGGTTCATATCAGGTGTGAAAATTCTTCGCAGTCCCAGGATAGTAGTCGGAGGACTCATTTTATCATCACTCTCATGGATGATCGAGGGGATAACTTACTGGCTGGTGGCAAAATCCATTGACTTTGATATTAGTTTTTCTTACGTATTACTAACTCTAGCTGTTGCGAATCTTTTCACTCTCATACCTGCAGCTCCAGGTTATATTGGTACCTTCGAGGCAGGGGTGTTGTTGGCATTAAGCTCGGTCTCCTTTCTTTCTAAAGAAGCTATACTGGGATATGCTTTTCTCCTGCATGTGGTCTTGGTAGTTCCGGTGATTCTAGTTGGTACCTTATTGTGGTTTCTGCTTGGTGTTAGGTTGAGTGTTGTATCTAGCCTCGCTACACGTAAAGATGCTGTTGTAGATCTTTCAGGAGGAGAATAA